In Streptomyces sp. RFCAC02, the following proteins share a genomic window:
- a CDS encoding ISL3 family transposase, producing the protein MSQVLSQLQEMLFPSVAGLAIVSVETVGESIRVEARCTATGAVCPDCGDWSERVHSFYLRFPADLPSAGRRAVLALRVRRFRCLLPSCPRRTFAEQVPGLTRRLGQATERLRSAMGSIGLALAGRAGARLAKLMGIIVSRSTLLRRVMDLADPQSSEPRAVGVGDFALRKGHNYGTVVIDAVSHQVPDLLPERDADTLAPWLAWHPGIEVVCRDRSGAYAEAASTAAPQATQVADRYHLWRNLTVGAEKAVAAHRLCLKDVPPVVPEPEPAWESPAEPTGDEPSGRFAERARSHHELVHELIGQGLGIREITQHLGCGRHTVQRYARAARWQDMVKGRSPRSSKLDPFSSYLRMRWAETNGRITFRELHGEIAERGYRGGYTTLVEWARRELPVLEGAPPPSVPPSIRQVTGWLTRHPATLTEEDKLHRKAVLTRCPELETAARLISSFAEMLATLDGQCLPEWIADGSRLPGISTFAEHLKGDFNAVTAGLTTHWNSGPVEGTVNRIKMLKRQKFGRASFPLLRK; encoded by the coding sequence GTGAGCCAGGTGTTGTCCCAGTTGCAGGAGATGCTGTTCCCGTCGGTCGCCGGCTTGGCGATCGTGTCCGTGGAGACGGTCGGCGAGTCGATACGCGTCGAAGCCCGTTGCACGGCGACGGGTGCGGTGTGTCCGGACTGCGGGGACTGGTCGGAGCGGGTCCACAGCTTTTACCTGCGGTTTCCGGCGGATCTGCCCAGTGCTGGGCGACGCGCGGTGCTGGCTTTGCGTGTCCGCCGGTTTCGGTGCCTTCTCCCGTCCTGCCCGCGGCGGACGTTCGCCGAGCAGGTGCCCGGGCTGACGCGCCGGCTCGGGCAGGCCACCGAGCGGCTGCGGTCGGCGATGGGCTCGATCGGCCTGGCGCTGGCCGGTCGGGCCGGGGCCCGGCTCGCGAAGCTCATGGGGATCATCGTCAGCCGCAGCACGCTCCTTCGCCGGGTGATGGACCTGGCCGACCCACAGTCGAGCGAGCCGCGGGCGGTCGGCGTGGGCGACTTCGCCCTGCGCAAGGGACACAACTACGGCACCGTCGTGATCGACGCCGTGTCCCACCAGGTCCCCGATCTCCTGCCCGAGCGCGACGCGGACACGCTGGCGCCGTGGCTGGCCTGGCACCCCGGGATCGAGGTCGTCTGCCGGGACCGTTCCGGTGCCTACGCCGAAGCGGCCAGTACCGCGGCACCCCAGGCCACGCAGGTCGCCGACCGCTACCACCTGTGGCGCAACCTCACAGTGGGGGCCGAGAAGGCCGTCGCCGCCCACCGGCTGTGCCTGAAGGACGTGCCGCCGGTGGTCCCTGAGCCCGAGCCGGCATGGGAGTCACCGGCAGAACCGACGGGCGACGAGCCGTCCGGCCGGTTCGCCGAGCGTGCCCGCAGTCATCACGAGCTCGTGCACGAGTTGATCGGGCAGGGCCTGGGCATCCGGGAGATCACCCAGCACCTGGGCTGTGGCCGGCACACCGTCCAGCGGTACGCCCGCGCCGCCCGCTGGCAGGACATGGTGAAGGGCCGCAGCCCACGGTCCAGCAAGCTCGACCCGTTCAGCTCTTACCTGAGGATGCGCTGGGCCGAGACGAACGGCCGCATCACCTTCCGGGAACTGCACGGCGAGATCGCCGAACGCGGCTACCGCGGCGGCTACACCACCCTCGTCGAGTGGGCCCGCAGAGAACTCCCAGTCCTGGAAGGAGCCCCGCCTCCATCGGTTCCACCGTCGATCCGGCAGGTCACCGGATGGCTCACCCGACACCCCGCCACCCTCACCGAAGAGGACAAACTGCATCGCAAGGCGGTACTCACCCGATGCCCGGAGCTGGAGACGGCGGCACGGCTCATCAGCTCGTTCGCGGAGATGCTGGCCACGCTCGACGGCCAATGCCTGCCCGAGTGGATCGCCGACGGCTCCCGCCTGCCTGGCATCAGCACCTTCGCCGAACACCTGAAAGGCGACTTCAACGCGGTCACGGCGGGACTCACCACGCACTGGAACTCCGGGCCTGTGGAAGGCACAGTCAACCGGATCAAGATGCTCAAACGGCAGAAGTTCGGCCGGGCCAGCTTCCCCCTCCTCCGCAAATGA
- the csb2 gene encoding type I-U CRISPR-associated protein Csb2 has product MITLAFHFPHRRYHATPWGRYVNEGVVELPPAPWRILRALYAAWRARHPELDTDTVHPILQQLAAPPVYHLPPYHLAHTRHYYPDSHHRLDNPSTDKIIDAFAVLGADATIYVTWNNAALTAPQHTALAQLCQAIPYLGRAESTTEARIHHDAVPDSHTACSIALWNDDNTRSEPGTDHVQLLAPDGPLDLDALTLRPADVRATKRRFPPHTQHLPYTIPLPTPLPTPRTRTIPRPRHRVTTVRLTIASRPLPPLTQALAVTDALRAACIKQLVGDDKERLQHPSALAGKNADLSPMRGHRHTHFLPRSTNGKHIDEIVLWIPAGLTDEELTAVHEAARTRTIGVPHDVPGPHNIHMRVTAHGRAEDHLPPEWATPSTRWTSTTPFIPPHHRKKKQELHTYLTAEVTRELAHRGLPAPACVETVAGAWGLHTRHRRTKQETLTTARPAYGLRLTFHEPLTGPLALGHHSHFGLGTFNPTP; this is encoded by the coding sequence GTGATCACCCTTGCCTTCCACTTTCCGCACCGCCGCTACCACGCCACCCCCTGGGGCCGATACGTCAACGAGGGCGTCGTTGAACTACCCCCCGCCCCCTGGCGCATCCTGCGCGCCCTGTACGCGGCCTGGCGCGCACGCCACCCCGAACTCGACACCGACACCGTCCACCCCATCCTGCAGCAACTCGCTGCCCCACCCGTCTACCACCTGCCGCCCTACCACCTCGCCCACACCCGCCACTACTACCCCGACAGCCACCATCGGCTCGACAACCCCAGCACCGACAAGATCATCGACGCCTTCGCGGTCCTCGGCGCCGACGCCACCATCTACGTCACCTGGAACAACGCCGCGCTCACCGCCCCCCAGCACACCGCTCTCGCGCAGCTCTGTCAGGCCATCCCCTACCTCGGGCGCGCCGAAAGCACCACCGAGGCACGCATCCACCACGACGCGGTCCCCGACTCCCACACCGCCTGCAGCATCGCCCTGTGGAACGACGACAACACCCGATCCGAACCCGGCACTGATCACGTCCAGCTCCTCGCCCCCGACGGGCCCCTCGACCTCGACGCACTCACCCTGCGCCCCGCCGACGTCCGGGCCACGAAGCGCCGCTTCCCCCCGCACACCCAGCACCTCCCCTACACCATCCCGCTTCCCACCCCCCTCCCCACACCGCGCACCCGCACGATTCCCCGGCCACGCCACCGCGTGACCACGGTGCGTCTCACCATCGCGAGCCGCCCGCTTCCACCCCTCACCCAGGCCTTGGCCGTCACCGACGCCCTCCGCGCGGCCTGCATCAAACAACTCGTCGGAGACGACAAGGAACGCCTTCAACACCCCAGCGCCCTCGCCGGCAAGAACGCCGACCTGAGCCCGATGCGAGGCCACCGCCACACCCACTTCCTCCCCCGGAGCACCAACGGCAAGCACATCGACGAAATCGTCCTGTGGATCCCCGCCGGACTCACCGACGAGGAACTCACCGCCGTCCACGAAGCCGCCCGCACCCGCACCATCGGCGTCCCTCACGACGTCCCCGGCCCTCACAACATCCACATGCGTGTCACCGCCCACGGACGGGCCGAAGACCACCTACCTCCCGAATGGGCCACCCCGTCCACCCGCTGGACAAGCACAACCCCGTTCATCCCCCCGCACCACCGCAAGAAGAAGCAGGAACTCCACACCTACCTCACCGCCGAAGTCACCCGCGAACTCGCCCACCGCGGCCTGCCGGCACCAGCCTGCGTCGAAACTGTCGCCGGTGCATGGGGCCTCCACACCCGTCACCGCCGCACCAAACAGGAAACCCTCACCACAGCCCGCCCCGCCTACGGACTCCGCCTGACCTTCCACGAACCACTCACCGGCCCCCTCGCCCTCGGCCACCACTCACACTTCGGCCTCGGCACCTTCAACCCCACCCCCTGA
- a CDS encoding DEAD/DEAH box helicase, with product MAEEGLPELLRVPPGSGKTEAAVLPWLWRLLEHPDVGVRRETPGRLVYVLPMRTLVEQVTEKVRGWLDELGLADRVAVHVLMDGEPRDDDAWQLDPFGPAVFVGTQDMVLSRLLLRGYGDARARWPVPFGLLHNGSQFVFDETQLMGPAVATSVQLQALREALGTAVPSASMWMSATVDAGELVTVDRPVPPMPVELSDADRRAEGLGKRLEARRRFTRLQVGEDAKRYAGEVARVLVERHVAGTRTLAFFNTVRRAVEVAAVVSELVPGGGAGPDVTLVHGQFRPGDRRVLVEAVRGELPAAGQIVISTQALEAGVDITSRVLFTEVAPWTSVLQRCGRCNRTGDDPGAEVVWAWPPGGKRASAPYVEGDLLAAAEALAGWEGQEVTLTQMLDLEVAQERPDYLHLRRRDVLQLWDTMPDLSGADIEVGRWIRDGEDVTGLVAWRSWPQSRPGEDEAFPGREELCPAPLADLRKLAKDRRLWCHDQVDDVWRRASAQDVRPGAVFLMDARLGGYRVETGWSAGSRVPVPVVEHVSRRVSGLGGDRRSRAERWVRLAEHGRDAERELCALLGAAEDTPGLSPQQRDAALVAARHHDLGKNHMIFRRSLVRAAGKEPPGPGAWAKAPGGPLRHEVPYFRHELVTALMMLDPASGLLNGVDEADLAVYLAAAHHGKVRVSVRSVRDEAEHDPPRLLGVADGEVVGPVETADGRIVPELKLDMSVLSLGGGAGRSWVQRVSALRDRPDAGPFRVGWLEAMVRVADWRASRSYQETEPPPPDGDGSPPDTPTGEEPGEQGVLW from the coding sequence CGCCGGGGCGGTTGGTGTACGTGCTGCCGATGCGGACGCTGGTCGAGCAGGTCACCGAGAAGGTCCGGGGGTGGTTGGACGAGCTGGGACTGGCGGACCGGGTGGCGGTGCATGTCCTGATGGATGGGGAGCCCCGGGACGATGACGCGTGGCAGTTGGATCCGTTCGGACCGGCGGTGTTCGTGGGGACGCAGGACATGGTGTTGTCGCGTCTGCTGCTTCGGGGATATGGCGATGCGCGGGCGCGGTGGCCGGTGCCGTTCGGGTTGCTGCACAACGGTAGTCAGTTCGTGTTCGACGAGACGCAGCTGATGGGGCCGGCGGTGGCGACGTCGGTGCAGTTGCAGGCGTTGAGGGAGGCGTTGGGGACGGCGGTGCCGTCGGCGTCGATGTGGATGTCGGCGACGGTGGACGCGGGGGAGCTGGTGACGGTGGACCGGCCGGTGCCGCCGATGCCGGTCGAGCTGTCGGACGCGGATCGCCGGGCGGAGGGGCTGGGGAAGCGGTTGGAGGCGCGGCGTCGCTTCACGCGGCTGCAGGTTGGCGAGGATGCGAAGCGGTATGCGGGTGAGGTGGCCCGTGTGCTGGTGGAGCGGCATGTCGCGGGGACCCGGACGCTGGCGTTCTTCAACACGGTGCGCCGTGCGGTGGAGGTGGCGGCGGTGGTCTCCGAGCTCGTGCCGGGGGGCGGGGCGGGGCCTGACGTGACGCTGGTGCACGGCCAGTTCCGGCCGGGGGACCGGAGGGTGCTGGTCGAGGCGGTGCGGGGGGAGTTGCCTGCTGCGGGGCAGATCGTGATCAGTACCCAGGCGTTGGAGGCGGGGGTGGATATCACGTCGCGGGTGTTGTTCACGGAGGTGGCGCCGTGGACGTCGGTGTTGCAGCGGTGCGGGCGTTGCAACCGTACGGGGGATGATCCGGGCGCCGAGGTGGTGTGGGCGTGGCCGCCCGGGGGGAAGCGGGCGTCGGCGCCGTACGTGGAGGGGGATCTGCTGGCGGCGGCGGAGGCGTTGGCCGGCTGGGAGGGACAGGAGGTCACGCTGACGCAGATGCTGGACCTGGAGGTCGCCCAGGAGCGGCCGGATTACCTGCATCTGCGGCGGCGGGATGTTCTGCAGCTGTGGGACACGATGCCGGACTTGAGCGGTGCGGACATCGAGGTGGGGCGCTGGATTCGGGACGGGGAGGACGTGACCGGGCTGGTGGCCTGGCGGTCATGGCCGCAGAGCCGCCCTGGGGAGGACGAGGCGTTCCCGGGACGGGAGGAGCTGTGTCCGGCACCGTTGGCCGATCTGCGGAAGCTCGCGAAGGATCGCCGGCTGTGGTGTCACGATCAGGTGGACGACGTGTGGCGGCGGGCGTCGGCGCAGGACGTCCGGCCGGGCGCGGTGTTCCTGATGGACGCACGGCTCGGTGGATACCGCGTGGAGACGGGCTGGTCGGCGGGCTCCCGTGTTCCGGTGCCGGTGGTCGAGCACGTTTCCCGGCGGGTGAGCGGGCTCGGTGGCGACCGGCGTTCCCGGGCGGAGCGCTGGGTGCGGCTTGCCGAACACGGCCGGGATGCGGAGCGTGAGCTGTGCGCACTGTTGGGGGCGGCCGAGGACACCCCAGGTCTGTCGCCCCAGCAGCGGGACGCCGCGCTCGTGGCAGCCCGGCACCACGACCTCGGGAAAAATCACATGATCTTCCGACGGTCGTTGGTTCGGGCGGCGGGGAAGGAGCCGCCGGGGCCGGGGGCGTGGGCGAAAGCGCCCGGCGGGCCGTTGCGCCATGAGGTCCCGTACTTCCGGCATGAGCTGGTGACGGCGCTGATGATGCTCGATCCGGCCAGTGGGCTGCTGAACGGGGTCGACGAAGCGGACCTGGCGGTGTACCTGGCCGCTGCGCACCACGGGAAGGTGCGGGTGTCGGTCCGTTCGGTGCGGGATGAGGCGGAGCACGACCCGCCGCGTCTGCTGGGGGTGGCCGACGGCGAGGTGGTGGGTCCGGTGGAAACGGCGGACGGCCGCATCGTTCCGGAGCTGAAGCTGGATATGTCGGTGCTGTCACTGGGGGGAGGGGCGGGCCGGTCGTGGGTGCAGCGCGTCAGTGCCTTGCGGGATCGGCCGGACGCGGGGCCGTTCCGCGTCGGCTGGCTGGAGGCGATGGTGCGGGTGGCCGACTGGCGTGCCAGCCGCTCCTACCAGGAGACCGAGCCCCCGCCGCCTGACGGTGACGGCTCGCCGCCCGATACGCCCACCGGTGAGGAGCCGGGCGAACAGGGGGTGCTGTGGTGA
- the csx17 gene encoding type I-U CRISPR-associated protein Csx17 — MAVPGLEAVSLADYLCALGLLRAVATQYDADAALAWQRGVPVLASTLDADGLACWLTEDFVPSPLVSPWNAGSGFNGNGKSKEAERALETVEHSTAARLAPLREAVAAGRAVVEEGRDRGWAGGTMWDEKHKTSLLTLCRNRMPDAVLPWMDTALALDGEDVSYNPLAGTGGNFGRQDLSASYLQQLLQLLGPPSRPGTVLPWARSLIDGTEEAPYVRGTVGQFDPGRGGGIHSSMFEKLDDKGFVNPWRTVLTCEGLLLFAGSVARRNAAAAGHTSPFVVRSTPYGYGTAAEEKAKGELWAPLWPTPARLPELEQLMGEGRAQYRGRQARNGFDFARAAGTLGVDRSLTAFRRFAIVERLGQNPLAIRAGDVPVGPRTGELSLLREAFDWVQRLRDPLPATVASLLRRTRASMFTLAAGTRETDAEIAVFVRLFGQLHEAVARSGALREKVSPFRLRERAAWRPAHAGGELRLAAALAALADRPGGPPALRAPLTRSRPEGPGRAVWTDRPLSKVDLDATTLAPALAAAHQRRLWELADQRDQAGIPPAFAYPAGPPIPPPPGLVQDFVDGHLDDQLLADLLRGLVLLGWHVTDPHGDQTAAAADARPLGHPLATLMPFYGDTLPRVRSRLRRDQPPFKPVLRPRSDWANRLRAGHLDAVLADARLRMRQAHCPPASTPRESPAGIDGTRLAAALLFPVTPEARARALTAVTVTALLHIPDNSTPAKDSDS; from the coding sequence ATGGCTGTGCCGGGGCTGGAAGCTGTGAGCCTTGCCGACTACCTGTGCGCTCTGGGGCTGCTGCGCGCGGTCGCCACCCAGTACGACGCCGACGCCGCCCTGGCATGGCAGCGGGGCGTGCCGGTCCTCGCCTCGACTCTGGACGCGGACGGGTTGGCGTGCTGGCTGACCGAGGACTTCGTGCCCAGCCCCTTGGTGTCGCCGTGGAACGCAGGGTCCGGGTTCAACGGCAACGGCAAGAGCAAGGAGGCCGAGCGGGCACTGGAGACGGTCGAACACTCGACCGCGGCCCGGCTGGCGCCGCTCCGCGAGGCGGTGGCGGCCGGGCGGGCGGTGGTCGAGGAAGGACGCGACCGCGGCTGGGCCGGCGGCACCATGTGGGACGAGAAGCACAAGACCAGCCTGCTGACGCTGTGCCGCAACCGGATGCCCGACGCAGTGTTGCCCTGGATGGACACCGCGCTGGCCCTGGACGGCGAAGATGTGTCCTACAACCCGCTGGCCGGCACGGGCGGGAACTTCGGGCGCCAGGACCTGTCGGCCAGCTACCTCCAACAGCTCCTGCAACTCCTCGGCCCGCCGAGCCGGCCGGGCACCGTGCTGCCGTGGGCCCGATCCCTGATCGACGGGACCGAGGAAGCGCCGTACGTACGGGGAACGGTGGGTCAGTTCGACCCCGGGCGCGGTGGAGGCATTCACTCCTCGATGTTCGAGAAGCTGGACGACAAGGGCTTCGTGAATCCCTGGCGGACCGTTCTCACGTGCGAGGGTCTGCTTCTGTTCGCCGGCTCGGTCGCCCGTCGCAACGCCGCAGCAGCTGGGCACACCAGCCCGTTCGTCGTCCGCTCCACCCCCTACGGTTACGGCACCGCCGCGGAGGAGAAGGCGAAGGGGGAGCTGTGGGCGCCGTTGTGGCCCACACCCGCCCGCCTCCCCGAGCTCGAACAGCTGATGGGCGAAGGACGTGCCCAGTACCGCGGGCGGCAGGCCCGCAACGGATTCGACTTCGCACGCGCCGCCGGGACCCTCGGTGTCGACCGAAGTCTCACTGCCTTCCGCCGCTTCGCCATCGTCGAGCGCCTGGGGCAGAACCCCCTCGCCATCCGTGCCGGTGACGTCCCCGTCGGTCCCCGCACCGGCGAGCTGTCCCTGCTGCGCGAGGCGTTCGACTGGGTGCAGAGGCTGCGGGACCCGCTCCCGGCCACAGTGGCCAGCTTGCTGCGCCGCACCCGCGCCAGCATGTTCACGCTGGCCGCCGGTACTCGGGAGACGGACGCGGAGATCGCCGTCTTCGTCAGGCTGTTCGGGCAGCTCCACGAAGCCGTCGCCCGCTCCGGGGCACTGCGCGAGAAGGTGTCTCCCTTCCGGCTCCGTGAGCGCGCTGCCTGGCGGCCGGCGCACGCCGGCGGTGAACTGCGCCTGGCCGCCGCGCTCGCGGCACTGGCCGACCGGCCCGGTGGCCCGCCGGCCCTGCGCGCCCCACTGACCCGCTCACGGCCCGAAGGCCCCGGGCGGGCGGTGTGGACCGACCGGCCCCTGTCCAAGGTCGACCTGGACGCCACCACCCTCGCTCCGGCCCTGGCCGCAGCCCATCAGCGGCGTCTGTGGGAACTGGCCGACCAGCGCGACCAGGCCGGCATCCCGCCCGCCTTCGCATACCCGGCCGGGCCGCCGATCCCGCCCCCACCCGGGCTGGTACAGGACTTCGTCGACGGGCACCTCGACGATCAGCTCCTCGCAGATCTGCTGCGCGGCCTGGTCCTGCTGGGTTGGCACGTCACCGACCCTCACGGCGACCAGACCGCCGCAGCCGCCGACGCCCGGCCCCTGGGGCACCCGCTGGCAACCCTGATGCCCTTCTACGGGGACACCCTCCCGAGGGTGCGCTCGCGACTGCGCCGCGACCAGCCACCGTTCAAGCCCGTTCTGCGTCCGCGCAGTGACTGGGCGAACCGGCTGCGCGCCGGCCACCTTGACGCGGTCCTCGCCGACGCCCGGCTGCGGATGCGGCAGGCACACTGCCCACCCGCCTCCACTCCGCGCGAGAGCCCCGCCGGGATCGACGGAACCCGCCTGGCCGCCGCTCTGCTCTTCCCCGTCACGCCGGAAGCCCGCGCGCGAGCACTCACCGCGGTGACCGTCACCGCGCTCCTGCACATCCCCGACAACAGCACACCCGCAAAGGACAGCGACTCGTGA
- the cas7u gene encoding type I-U CRISPR-associated RAMP protein Csb1/Cas7u produces the protein MIDTTAHRLRFRATLRPALGSRFQPTGFPDLGAAEFTGYHDGKPVRSLLVESAQSMANRLENTAWDTAGQAPVTLLADLPYVEVRQADAPQRFLTSSRQEAHRLASPFVRSSLLEGQPMTDVIGERLGLANDQPLDYPAMARALTSMDPFVLLHGCFFSQKDWPGQPRFARAISAAIEAYDVEQAISGGRKSDHVRHNTGKNGEDSEDGLVLGGSSEGYGSIPFHRVEYTARHIEAQFSVDVQLLRSYRLDAEATELLTALALWEIRTFLDTGLRLRTACDLELADDVQGTTTLPDTETLAARIRELMPTVTAALEHTGPLTVLWQGGKTKATPKKTRKTARAEEKATAQ, from the coding sequence GTGATCGACACCACCGCCCACCGGCTCCGCTTCCGCGCCACGCTGCGACCCGCACTCGGCTCCCGCTTCCAGCCCACCGGCTTCCCCGACCTCGGAGCAGCCGAGTTCACCGGCTACCACGACGGCAAGCCGGTCCGGTCCCTGCTGGTGGAATCCGCCCAGTCCATGGCCAACCGGCTGGAGAACACCGCCTGGGACACGGCCGGTCAAGCACCCGTCACCCTGCTGGCCGACCTGCCCTACGTCGAGGTCCGCCAGGCCGACGCCCCGCAGCGTTTCCTGACCTCCTCGCGGCAGGAAGCCCACCGGCTCGCCTCCCCGTTCGTCCGCTCCTCCCTCCTGGAGGGCCAGCCGATGACCGACGTGATCGGCGAACGCCTCGGCCTGGCCAACGACCAGCCTCTCGACTACCCCGCCATGGCCCGGGCACTGACATCCATGGACCCCTTCGTCCTCCTGCACGGCTGCTTCTTCAGCCAGAAGGACTGGCCCGGACAGCCGCGCTTCGCCCGCGCCATCAGCGCCGCCATCGAGGCGTACGACGTCGAGCAGGCCATCAGCGGCGGCCGGAAATCCGACCACGTCCGCCACAACACCGGCAAGAACGGCGAGGACTCCGAGGACGGCCTCGTGCTCGGCGGCAGCAGCGAGGGCTACGGCTCCATCCCCTTCCACCGCGTCGAATACACCGCCCGCCACATCGAGGCCCAGTTCAGCGTCGACGTCCAGCTCCTGCGCTCCTACCGCCTGGACGCCGAGGCCACCGAACTGCTCACCGCACTGGCCCTGTGGGAGATCCGCACCTTCCTCGACACCGGCCTGCGACTGCGCACCGCCTGCGACCTCGAACTCGCCGACGACGTCCAGGGCACCACCACGTTGCCCGACACCGAGACACTCGCCGCCCGCATCCGCGAATTGATGCCCACCGTCACCGCCGCTCTGGAGCACACCGGCCCGCTCACCGTCCTGTGGCAGGGCGGCAAGACGAAGGCCACCCCCAAGAAGACCCGCAAGACGGCCCGGGCGGAAGAGAAGGCCACCGCCCAGTGA